From the Saccharomycodes ludwigii strain NBRC 1722 chromosome I, whole genome shotgun sequence genome, one window contains:
- the NCR1 gene encoding sphingolipid transporter (similar to Saccharomyces cerevisiae YPL006W | NCR1 | Niemann-pick type C Related) has protein sequence MMLNNKLVYILILFLNTFTIIVNAQFCAIYDNCGKKSLFGQDLPCPKNETFSPAPADKEVVELLASFCGEEWLDEEYLCCTKPQVEKLKENLQKAGNIIASCPACLKNFKNLFCHFTCSPNQREFVNVTKTQLSYDKKAELVAELDVFMNDTWASIFYDSCKNVKFSATNGYAMDLIGGGAKNYSQFLKFLGDEKPLIGGSPFQINYIYNLSSNATNKNCLSSFSYRNFNETTPLNCDDPNYKCTCSDCESSCPDFQNDAQKNTCNIGKLPCFSFGVLITYFVAFVSIGVWHMYYFKKKKQQNSILSNEEDQAQNDTLNTRIESSDSLFQQYASRNEHGPSLLVSEYVGEVARFCTTQASLVLSVSAIIVSLLTFCMFQFGELELNPVKLWVSESSEKYKEKLYFDEKFGPFYRTEQIFVVNSSTQDQDSIFTDYSTVSWWFDVEKNITTLLGGNTTYQDLCFRPTEDSPCVLESFTGYFSNILPSENSWKSELKACSNSPVTCLPPFQQPLKPSLLFSNDTDVLASKAFVVTLLVDEHSARAIEWEGKLEEYLLNLEIPDDIRISFNTEMSLEKELSGNNDISVVIISYLLMFLYASWALKTKNSPTRFMLGFVGILIVLFSITSAAGILSLFGIKSTLIIAEVIPFLILAIGVDNIFLIINEYERINPTLPLEIRITQAVKKIAPSVVMSFICQFSCFLISSIVSMPAVRNFALYSATSLLFNITLQLTTFISILTVYEKSKTSSIRLYDQDTQNESLLEGKFYQFYNTFVLKRRGIILAVFLTFSSIMLLFLPNIELGLDQKMAVPQDSYLVQYFKDLYDYLNVGPPVYFVVKDLNVTERIDQQKLCGRYTTCNEMSLANVLEVENKLTSITEPVANWLDDFFMYLNPELDQCCSYKKGTHDACPPSFPPRRCETCYKEGEWEYNMNGFPEGAEFMEYFQMWITAPSEPCPLGGKAPYSRSVFYNSSDIIASVFRTAHSPLRSQEDFINAYRDSEIITSKLNKNMDVFAYSPFYIFFVQYSSLVKLTMGLLVFALFIIYVVSKIFIGSTKNSLILISTILLILIDIGGIMSIKKIPLNAVSLVNLVICVGISVEFCVHIVRKFAFVEREVAIDNNSRVLNCMVTVGKAVFWGITLTKLIGVFVLGFAKSKIFQVFYFRMWFSLIVLSALHSLILLPVLLSMYGGKECFISVQ, from the coding sequence ATGATGCTCAATAACAAATTAGTGTATATACTGATATTGTTTCTAAATACCTTCACAATAATAGTGAATGCACAGTTTTGTGCCATTTATGACAATTGtggaaaaaaatcattgtTTGGTCAGGATTTACCATGTCCTAAAAATGAAACATTTAGTCCGGCTCCAGCTGATAAGGAAGTTGTCGAATTATTGGCATCTTTTTGCGGAGAAGAATGGCTTGATGAAGAATATTTATGTTGTACCAAACCACAAgtggaaaaattaaaagaaaatttacaaaaagcAGGTAATATAATAGCTTCCTGTCCTGcctgtttaaaaaattttaaaaatttgttttgtcACTTCACTTGCTCCCCTAACCAACGGGAATTTGTTAACGTCACCAAGACACAACTAAGTTATGATAAAAAAGCTGAGCTTGTTGCTGAGTTAGATGTTTTCATGAATGACACATGGGCCTCGATATTTTATGACTCATgtaaaaatgtaaaatttTCTGCAACTAATGGATATGCTATGGATTTAATTGGGGGCGGTGCTAAAAATTACTCGCAATTTTTGAAGTTTTTAGGGGATGAAAAACCGTTAATAGGTGGTTCGCCCtttcaaataaattatatctATAACCTATCCTCGAACGCtaccaataaaaattgtttgtCTTCATTTTCGTATAGAAACTTTAACGAAACAACCCCTTTAAATTGTGATGATCCAAATTACAAATGTACATGTTCAGATTGTGAATCCAGTTGCCCAGATTTTCAAAACGATGCGCAAAAAAATACGTGTAATATTGGGAAGTTACcttgtttttcatttggTGTGTTGATAACATACTTTGTTGCCTTTGTTTCAATTGGTGTATGGCACATgtattatttcaaaaagaagaaacaacaaaattcGATTTTGAGTAACGAAGAAGACCAAGCTCAAAACGATACCTTGAATACTAGAATTGAATCTTCTGATAGCTTGTTTCAACAATATGCTTCCAGGAACGAGCATGGCCCAAGTCTGTTGGTTTCCGAATATGTCGGCGAGGTTGCTAGATTTTGCACTACTCAGGCTTCGTTAGTTTTATCGGTTAGCGCTATTATTGTTTCccttttaactttttgtATGTTTCAATTTGGAGAACTTGAACTAAATCCAGTTAAATTATGGGTAAGTGAAAGTtctgaaaaatataaggAAAAACTTTACTTTGACGAAAAGTTTGGTCCATTTTACAGAACTgaacaaatatttgtagTAAATTCTTCAACTCAGGATCAAGATTCGATTTTTACAGATTATTCCACTGTATCTTGGTGGTTTGacgttgaaaaaaatatcacaaCGCTATTAGGCGGGAACACTACGTACCAAGATCTATGTTTTAGACCCACTGAAGATTCACCATGTGTTTTAGAATCATTTACAGGATACTTCAGTAATATTCTACCATCAGAAAATAGTTGGAAGTCAGAACTAAAAGCTTGCTCAAATTCCCCTGTTACTTGTTTGCCACCATTTCAACAACCGTTAAAGCCATCACTTTTATTCAGTAACGATACAGATGTGTTAGCCTCTAAGGCTTTTGTAGTTACATTGTTAGTAGATGAACATTCTGCTCGTGCGATTGAATGGGAGGGGAAACTAGAAGAATATCTCTTAAATTTGGAAATACCAGACGATATTCGTATAAGTTTCAACACTGAGATGtcattagaaaaagaattgtCAGGAAATAACGACATTTCTGTTGTCATCATTTCTTATTTGCTTATGTTCTTATATGCCTCTTGGGCATTGAAAACTAAGAATAGCCCAACTAGATTTATGTTGGGTTTTGTTGGGATTTTGAtcgttttattttctataacTTCCGCAGCGGGCATACTGAGTTTGTTTGGAATCAAATCTACCCTTATCATAGCAGAAGTTATCccttttttgattttagcGATTGGTGtggataatatttttttgataattaaTGAATATGAGCGTATAAACCCTACTCTACCACTTGAGATTAGAATAACGCAAgctgttaaaaaaattgcacCATCGGTTGTTATGTCGTTTATATGCCAATTTTcatgttttttaatttcaagcATTGTTTCTATGCCTGCAGTCAGAAATTTTGCGTTATACTCAGCAACATCTTTACTTTTTAACATCACGTTACAATTAACAACCTTCATTTCAATCCTAACTGTTTATGAGAAATCTAAAACGTCATCTATTCGTTTATATGATCAAGATACACAGAATGAAAGTTTGCTAGAGGGTAAATTCTATCAATTTTATAACACAtttgttttgaaaagaAGAGGTATTATTTTGGCTGTTTTTTTAACCTTTTCTTCGATTATGTTACTATTTTTGCCAAATATTGAATTGGGATTAGACCAAAAAATGGCTGTACCACAAGATTCTTATTTGGTACAATACTTTAAAGATTTGTATGATTATTTGAATGTTGGTCCGCCagtttattttgttgtcAAAGATTTAAATGTAACGGAGAGAATAGATCAACAAAAGTTATGCGGTAGATATACAACTTGTAATGAAATGTCTTTAGCTAATGTTCTTGAAgtggaaaataaattaacaaGTATCACTGAACCTGTTGCCAATTGGCTAGATGATTTTTTCATGTATTTGAATCCAGAGTTGGATCAGTGTTGTAGTTATAAGAAGGGTACGCACGATGCTTGTCCACCAAGTTTCCCGCCAAGAAGGTGTGAGACTTGTTACAAAGAAGGCGAATGGGAATATAACATGAATGGTTTCCCTGAAGGAGCCGAGTTCATGGAGTATTTCCAAATGTGGATTACTGCGCCAAGCGAACCCTGTCCCTTAGGAGGTAAGGCACCGTATTCTAGAAGTGTCTTTTACAATTCCTCAGACATTATAGCATCGGTTTTCAGAACAGCCCATTCTCCTTTGAGATCACAGGAGGATTTCATAAACGCTTACAGGGATTCCGAGATAATTACCTccaaattgaataaaaatatggaCGTTTTTGCTTATTCTCCATTTTacattttctttgttcAATACAGCTCTTTGGTTAAACTTACCATGGGGCTATTGGTTTTTGCTCTTTTTATAATCTATGTCGTTtccaaaattttcattGGATCCACCAAAAATTCCTTAATTTTGATTTCCACcattttattgatattaattgATATAGGTGGTATTATgtccattaaaaaaataccattaAATGCTGTAAGTTTGGTGAATTTAGTGATTTGTGTTGGTATTAGTGTTGAATTCTGTGTTCATATAGTTCGTAAATTTGCATTTGTTGAAAGAGAAGTGgctattgataataattcaaGAGTATTAAACTGTATGGTAACAGTTGGAAAGGCTGTTTTTTGGGGTATCACATTAACTAAATTAATAGGTGTTTTTGTATTAGGATTTGCTAAatccaaaatttttcaagtttTCTATTTCCGTATGTGGTTTTCGTTGATTGTATTATCTGCTCTTCATTCATTGATTTTGTTGCCGGTATTATTGTCAATGTATGGAGGGAAAGAATGCTTTATATCCGTACAATAA
- the TFC8 gene encoding transcription factor TFIIIC subunit TFC8 (similar to Saccharomyces cerevisiae YPL007C | TFC8 | Transcription Factor C), with the protein MKLLKDLVLFRRELENWYDVLTWLPNGSLLINTQNELTLCQAIFKKNVEKSLKNLYFVKNLKLGNIESNKFEFEYDTFENTLLNSVPQSYVKRVKTNFINGYLGVLTNNCNVLIYNNEFEFIGNLDHDSKALQERIYHSLSWSPESVEKENLLVVGNECGQLIFFNENGKYVKTVSLLQEKNKNDCKNIWVTDIMWDYMKYICCILSDNSVILYNFEAGFSTIVKPANRFHVSEIKIVKNNFLLINCTNELIFYSIETGSLLKHTNHDNNYEPCNVIIAENDQPYLLSDVRVFKLNLADEGNAIEISTAPMLSEALLKKYNKWNTIYNPNKQYNTNFSIHGCCKSPDGSMLAVLYNIDRNSLKYKTTSEYHYRISLIPLNGSTWEVKSDLKGAGFLWYQAYNCYNGKLPRNVDTFPGSAEQHKETQDEEKVVLHDTSCSFRTYLRKHVLKNNLELKKLQFLSFIEDSKLRIVKKYCQLVYHYAIEHLAEITNPLDKACVTAMAQNIGSETPFPSLQDTLMRGKFISETFDFNMQNKDNITGEIESENIFKIVSIEGHEWMRCSITFLPLLSPALKYCPVTKLRMLDIKRDNENDYGWLTKTLLEECNSISIYADVNLECI; encoded by the coding sequence ATGAAATTGCTAAAAGATTTGGTGTTATTTAGAAGAGAATTAGAAAATTGGTATGATGTTTTAACATGGCTGCCTAATGGTTCTTTACTTATTAATACACAAAACGAATTAACACTATGCCAagcaatttttaaaaaaaatgttgaaaaatcattgaaaaatttgtattttgttaaaaatctAAAGTTAGGAAACATTGAATCAAATAAGTTTGAATTCGAGTACGATACATTTGAAAACACTCTACTAAATTCCGTTCCTCAATCATATGTTAAAAGGGtgaaaacaaattttatcAATGGATATTTGGGCGTATTAACGAACAATTGCAATGTTTTAATATACAACAAtgaatttgaatttatagGAAATCTGGACCACGACTCAAAGGCATTACAAGAAAGAATTTACCACTCCTTGAGTTGGTCTCCTGAATCCgtagaaaaagagaatttATTGGTTGTTGGGAATGAATGTGGtcaacttatttttttcaacgaAAATGGTAAGTATGTGAAAACCGTTTCTTTGCTGCAagaaaagaacaaaaatgactgtaaaaatatttgggtAACTGATATTATGTGGGATTAtatgaaatatatatgttgcATTCTATCAGATAACAGTGTGATATTATACAATTTTGAAGCTGGATTTAGTACAATTGTTAAGCCTGCCAATAGATTTCACGTTTCAGAAATCAAGATTGTTAAAAACAACTttctattaataaattgtaCTAATGAACTCATATTTTATTCCATCGAAACCGGAAGCCTCCTCAAACACACCAATcatgataataattatgaACCATGCAATGTTATCATTGCAGAGAATGATCAGCCCTATTTGTTATCGGATGTTCGCgtttttaaattgaatCTAGCCGATGAGGGGAACGCAATAGAAATATCAACAGCCCCCATGCTTTCTGAGGCTTTATTGAAGAAGTACAATAAATGGAACACTATATACAAtccaaataaacaatataatactaatttttcaatacaTGGATGTTGCAAATCACCAGATGGGTCAATGTTGGCGGTATTATACAACATAGACAGGAATTCGCTAAAATACAAAACCACCTCGGAATACCACTATAGGATATCACTCATCCCATTGAATGGTAGTACCTGGGAAGTCAAATCAGATCTTAAAGGCGCAGGGTTTCTATGGTACCAAGCTTACAATTGCTACAATGGAAAATTACCACGTAACGTTGATACTTTTCCTGGTAGTGCCGAACAGCACAAAGAAACACAGGATGAAGAAAAAGTGGTACTTCATGATACTTCTTGTTCATTTAGGACGTATTTAAGAAAAcatgttttgaaaaataacttAGAGTTAAAGAAATTGCAATTTTTGAGTTTTATAGAAGACTCAAAATTGAGAATagtcaaaaaatattgccaATTAGTTTATCATTATGCCATAGAACATCTGGCTGAAATCACTAATCCGCTTGACAAAGCCTGTGTTACAGCGATGGCACAAAATATTGGATCGGAAACACCATTCCCTTCTTTGCAGGATACATTAATGCGGGGTAAATTTATTTCAGAAACATTTGATTTCAACATGCAAAACAAAGATAACATTACTGGAGAAATAGAaagtgaaaatatttttaaaatcgtTTCTATAGAGGGTCATGAATGGATGAGATGTTCCATAACCTTTTTACCACTCCTTTCGCCAGCATTAAAATACTGTCCTGTAACAAAGTTAAGGATGTTGGATATTAAGAGagataatgaaaatgactATGGATGGCTAACGAAAACTTTGTTGGAAGAATGCAATTCTATAAGTATTTACGCTGATGTAAATTTGGAATGTATATAG
- the CHL1 gene encoding DNA helicase (similar to Saccharomyces cerevisiae YPL008W | CHL1 | CHromosome Loss) gives MSKKFKTKSMIDKGLNYTDNDSIKNYNHPYEPYHIQMLLMDHIYKLLDNDEQHSKIGIFESPTGTGKTLSLICSTMTWLRNNKKKALSSSTESITASLNNHPDDEDTEPEWVKQSYKDDILNEKINNFKILEDSINKFEKTISNGHSSSAVFNSLNETQNLGIVKKRKLQHIDIQISKDESDTNEDNQFILDNNAVEDTSKTKIQLEIQTLLSKLDDKNNNNNNITNNLQQPIQILYASRTHSQLQQFSSQLTLLEHNKTKFPSSIFPVSKEKIKYLPLGSRKQLCINPKVTKLNNTELINEACKNLIQSHDCVYYENIDNLPMEAIFNEIIDIEDLNELGRKYKSCPYYFNRHIINLAEIITLPYQLLLMESARESLNIHLKNSIIIIDEAHNLIDTIMAVNKSVVNLSDLAICISSLKLYLAKFKKKLNASNRVNLLILIKFLNNLCKFIVKNFKINKQVNPNDILQYENSDKINFHDLLAFIKATKLPYKLQSYIMEQDKSQQQINKGTPLLFKISKFLQSLTNPSVEGVFYFSGENQLEYMLLEPSEIFKSITENCFKLILCGGTMEPMNEFKEKLFPYVPPEKIMTFSCDHVISDNNLQVFIEKDSAVNDINRSIFEFTFGKRNDFKMLESLGTYLLNLFKVIPDGVVLFCPSYQFLQTLMDFWQKCPNDHFFKLNQLKKIYSESFTKTNTSDSPLNKYQERILIDRKPAALFAVVGGKLSEGINFQDNLARAVIMIGLPYPNIFQSDMVIQREHIMNKYSDNKKLAITETKNYLDNICMRAVNQSVGRSIRHVNDYSCIYLLDKRYNNPNIKNKLSGWVKKRIVTDNYQYKNLSLQEYDDKIINSTRKFFFQKKLE, from the coding sequence ATGAGTAAAAAGTTCAAGACAAAAAGCATGATTGACAAAGGCCTTAATTATACGGATAATgattcaattaaaaactatAATCATCCATATGAACCTTATCACATCCAAATGCTATTGATGgatcatatatataaattactGGATAATGACGAACAACATAGTAAAATTGGAATATTTGAAAGTCCAACGGGCACTGGGAAAACCTTATCTTTAATATGTTCAACTATGACATGGCtgagaaataataaaaaaaaagccttATCCTCTTCAACAGAAAGCATCACTGCTTCGTTGAATAATCATCCTGATGACGAGGACACTGAACCAGAATGGGTTAAACAAAGCTATAaagatgatattttaaatgaaaaaataaataactttaaaattttagaaGACTccataaataaatttgaaaaaacaatttctaATGGACATTCCAGTAGTGCAGTGTTTAATAGTTTAAATGAAACACAAAATTTGGGCAtagtgaaaaaaagaaaattgcAGCATATAGATATACAAATATCAAAAGATGAGTCCGATACTAACGAGGACAATCAATTTATCTTAGATAATAATGCTGTTGAAGACACTTCAAAAACGAAAATCCAGCTCGAAATTCAAACGTTATTGAGCAAACtggatgataaaaataataataataataacattacaAACAACCTACAACAACCtatacaaatattatatgCATCCAGGACACATTCTCAATTACAGCAGTTTTCATCCCAATTGACTTTACTAGAACACAATAAGACAAAGTTCCCCTCGTCTATATTCCCTGTaagcaaagaaaaaataaagtatcTACCTCTAGGATCTAGAAAACAATTATGTATAAACCCAAAAGTTACAAAACTTAACAACACAGAACTAATTAATGAGGCTTGCAAAAACCTAATACAATCACATGACTGCGTCTATTATGAAAACATAGATAATTTACCCATGGAAgctatttttaatgaaattattgatattgaaGATTTAAACGAGCTAGGTAGAAAGTATAAAAGTTGTccatattattttaataggCATATAATTAATTTGGCAGAGATTATTACCTTGCCAtatcaattattattaatggaaTCCGCTAGAGAAAGTTTAAACATACATCTAAAAAATtctataattataatagaTGAAGCACATAATCTAATAGATACAATAATGGCAGTTAACAAATCTGTTGTTAATTTGAGTGATTTGGCAATATGTATCTCTTCTTTGAAACTGTACCTagcaaaatttaaaaaaaagttgaacGCTTCCAACAGAGTTAACCTGTTAATCCTAATTAAATTTCTGAACAACCTGTGCAAATTTATcgtaaaaaattttaaaataaataaacaggTCAATCcaaatgatattttacaaTATGAAAATTCggataaaattaatttccATGATTTGTTAGCTTTCATTAAGGCAACAAAATTGCCCTATAAGTTGCAATCATACATTATGGAGCAAGATAAAAGTCAACAACAAATCAATAAGGGAACGCCTCTgctatttaaaatttctaaatttttacAATCCTTAACTAATCCATCAGTAGAAggtgtattttatttttctggGGAAAATCAATTAGAATATATGTTGTTGGAACCAAGTGAGATTTTTAAGTCTATTACtgaaaattgttttaaacTTATTTTGTGTGGTGGTACCATGGAACCAATGAATGagtttaaagaaaaattatttccaTATGTACCAcctgaaaaaattatgacATTTAGTTGTGATCATGTTATCTCAGATAACAATTTACAAGTTTTCATCGAAAAGGACAGTGCTGTTAATGATATAAATCGTTCTATTTTTGAGTTTACCTTTGGGAAAAgaaatgattttaaaatgttAGAGTCGTTGGGGACATATCTattgaatttatttaaagttatTCCTGATGGtgtagttttattttgccCTAGCTATCAGTTCTTACAAACATTAATGGATTTCTGGCAAAAATGCCCAAATGACCATTTTTTCAAGTTAaatcaattgaaaaaaatatactcTGAATcatttacaaaaacaaatacaaGCGATTCTCCACTAAACAAATACCAGGAGAGAATATTGATCGATCGGAAACCAGCCGCTCTATTTGCTGTTGTTGGTGGGAAATTGAGTGAGGGAATAAATTTTCAGGACAATTTAGCAAGGGCGGTCATTATGATTGGTTTACCATATCCAAACATTTTTCAAAGTGATATGGTTATTCAAAGGGAACACATCATGAATAAGTATTCcgacaacaaaaaattggcAATAACAGAAactaaaaattatttggaCAATATATGCATGCGTGCCGTTAATCAAAGTGTTGGAAGGTCTATCAGACACGTCAACGATTATTCATGTATCTATTTGTTGGATAAAAGATATAACAACCccaatatcaaaaataaactaagTGGGTgggttaaaaaaagaattgttACTGATAATTATCAATATAAAAACTTGTCTTTGCAGGAATATGAtgacaaaataataaattcaacgagaaaattttttttccagaAAAAATTGGAGTAA
- the CIP1 gene encoding Cip1p (similar to Saccharomyces cerevisiae YPL014W | CIP1 | Cdk1 Interacting Protein) has protein sequence MILDKLSFHSSSKPDHGNTNQNNNSSYSKQNDPSRDIVSDLVNSSGSSNSNDSNNSSNSDVNMLNDEGDERDKKYSNATIQISEITIESDFGTPLAQNKNDNNITSTQNLYTSKNILPLWNNHNADMDLITTGDDEEGLIQMASTPPPINQNLITPVTSRNMNSNSSNNIASFSQNSNYNHNNSSFVINNNNSKTTPIYYQQPQSLFSSKKLQGSVLSLASSIGGGNGSNNNNNNNNNNNNNYYTSNPGSSGSSSSHTINGMMFSSPFIALLLDVYQQHTQDPTVTPYDCYNPPSGVLNIVAKKTVKLALKTKVELGSNIDLHNDALITNVRQLLSKKVRENGYLSRNGSLVSLPPPPNFLNLPHISSTTNNSNNIGNNATNNNNISSFDLSSRESSYDFGIHNTINNTTVAGNSNNATLGLQSPFELNINTNTGAYDPFPVSSVITPINYSNNNNNNNNNNNIINGTTTPTNIRPGLKSRANSLLNGLTRSRSNSSNFFLNNGTITPTNNNGNITPSNMSFSFTSNPNSNANNNNNNNNNNNNNNNNNNNNNNNNNNNIPSANLNYNSIGSIPVINGCTPAANFNSNSTNNSSSGIGNKRERGNSNASDIFYLNK, from the coding sequence atGATATTAGATAAATTATCCTTCCATTCGTCGTCGAAACCTGATCACGGCAACAccaatcaaaataataatagcagttactcaaaacaaaatgacCCATCAAGGGATATCGTTTCTGATTTAGTTAATAGTAGTGGAAGTAGCAATAGCAatgatagtaataatagtagtaattCGGATGTTAATATGTTAAACGATGAAGGTGATGAACGcgataaaaaatattctaatGCCACCATCCAAATAAGTGAGATAACGATAGAGTCAGATTTCGGTACGCCACTAGCACAAAATAagaatgataataacataACAAGCACTCAGAATTTATATACtagcaaaaatattttaccaCTATGGAATAACCATAACGCTGATATGgatttaataacaacaggAGATGACGAAGAAGGTTTGATTCAAATGGCATCTACTCCGCCGCCCATAAACCAAAATTTAATCACGCCAGTTACGTCTCGTAACATGAACAGTAATAGCTCCAATAATATCGCAAGCTTTTCTCAAAACAGCAATTATAATCATAACAATTCCAGTTTTGtaatcaataataacaatagtaaaACCACACCAATATACTATCAACAACCACAATCGTTATTTTCTAGTAAAAAACTTCAAGGATCTGTTTTATCCTTAGCCTCCTCTATTGGTGGTGGCAATGgaagcaataataataataataataataataataataataataattattatacttCAAATCCGGGGTCTTCTGGCTCTTCAAGTTCACACACAATTAATGGGATGATGTTCAGTAGTCCATTTATAGCCCTATTATTAGACGTGTACCAGCAGCATACACAAGACCCAACAGTTACGCCGTATGACTGTTACAATCCACCCTCAGGTGTACTAAATATTGTGGCCAAGAAAACGGTTAAACTTGCcctaaaaacaaaagttgAATTAGGAAGTAACATCGATCTCCATAATGATGCTTTAATTACTAATGTTAGACAactattatcaaaaaaagttaGAGAAAATGGATATTTATCTAGGAATGGTAGCCTTGTATCATTACCACCACCGCCGAATTTCTTGAATTTGCCGCATATTTCTAGTACCAccaataatagcaataacatTGGTAACAACGCCactaacaacaacaacatttCTTCCTTTGATTTAAGTAGCAGAGAATCTTCCTATGATTTTGGGATACATAACACTATAAACAACACCACTGTCGCTGGCAACAGTAATAATGCAACTCTTGGATTACAATCACCCtttgaattaaatattaataccaatacCGGAGCCTACGATCCATTTCCAGTATCCTCAGTGATAACGCCAATAAATTAtagtaacaacaacaacaacaacaacaacaacaataacattatCAATGGAACTACTACCCCTACTAATATAAGACCCGGTTTAAAATCAAGAGCCAATAGTTTATTAAATGGACTAACTAGAAGTAGGAGTAATTCgtctaattttttcttaaataaTGGAACTATAACACCCACTAATAACAACGGTAATATTACCCCTTCGAATATGTCATTTAGTTTTACTTCCAATCCAAATTCTAacgctaataataataataataataataataataataataataataataataataataataataataataataataataataataatattccaTCCGCTAACCTCAATTATAATAGTATTGGCTCCATACCAGTAATCAATGGATGTACTCCTGCTGCTAattttaatagtaatagcaCCAATAACAGTTCGAGTGGGATTGGAAATAAGAGAGAACGTGGTAATAGTAATGCAAGcgatatattttatttgaataaataa
- the MRPS16 gene encoding mitochondrial 37S ribosomal protein bS16m (similar to Saccharomyces cerevisiae YPL013C | MRPS16 | Mitochondrial Ribosomal Protein Small subunit), translating into MKGLVRIRLARFGRTNNPKYNIVVANAAKARDRKPIEVLGTYDPIPNPRTIKQIKNNVPPVKEIHLDFEKAKYWIGVGAQPSDVVTKLFIKSGILTPEFARFKKFGNFEREVIAPAKQVNK; encoded by the coding sequence ATGAAGGGTTTGGTTAGAATAAGATTGGCAAGATTTGGTAGAACCAACAATCCAAAATATAACATCGTAGTAGCAAATGCAGCAAAGGCAAGGGATAGAAAACCTATTGAGGTATTAGGCACTTATGATCCAATTCCAAACCCAAgaacaataaaacaaattaagAATAATGTCCCACCAGTCAAAGAAATTCATTTGGATTTTGAAAAGGCCAAATATTGGATTGGTGTTGGCGCTCAGCCTAGCGACGTTGTTACcaaattgtttattaagTCGGGTATCTTAACACCTGAATTTGCTAGATTCAAGaaatttggaaattttGAAAGGGAAGTTATTGCTCCAGCTAAACAAGTTAATAAATGA